The following proteins are co-located in the Enoplosus armatus isolate fEnoArm2 chromosome 10, fEnoArm2.hap1, whole genome shotgun sequence genome:
- the LOC139291801 gene encoding protocadherin gamma-C5-like, translating into MTKRTGYRDWRWQALWWHHFFLLWSTIDGQTRYSIPEELKQGSVVGNLAKDLGLGLSEIFDRKLRVASEAGEQYFSVDAGKGELVVNDRIDREALCGQSASCVLPLQVVIEDPLQLFRVEVEIQDMNDNAPRFPSNDITLEVAESTALGVRFPLESAIDPDVGSNSVKSYTLSKDECFNIRVKEVAGGRKVPELILAKNLDREKKAVHKLLLTALDGGNPVRSGTAQLSVTVLDINDNVPAFGKTLYKVSISENAPEGALIVQTKATDMDDGQNGEIEYSFGAHTSDTVLSVFSIDHVSGTIFLKGKLDFEASENYELDISAKDRGSPRMEGHCTVHVDVLDVNDNAPEIILTSHPKPVREDSPNGTVVALISARDLDSGVNGKVTLQLPKRSPFTLKPSFSHNYALVTSGALDRENVSEYNIEITATDSGSPPLSSKKTIPVSITDVNDNPPVFTQPSYNVYLKENGVPGSILFSVSASDLDFGENAKISYSILDSKVQDVSVSSYVYINSDNGSIYSMHSFDYEKLKVFQIQVQAKDQGSPSLSSNATVHVFILDQNDNAPAVIYPSSAALGSLSHQRMPRSAKAGHLVTKVSAVDADSGHNAWISYKLAEATDASLFTVNLYTGEVRTKRAVSEQDDSSQRLLIEIKDDGEPVQSATVTVSILLEDGLHEPILDLRQKAAEPSRKTGRITLYLILSLASVSVLSLLTFLILAVKCIRSSRSSGSCCTRRTDCDDYKNPNRNLQIQLNTDGPIKYVEVLGGDMLSQSQSFRSCLSPMSEYSDFTLIKPSSTTDFKEVISVLDASLPDSTWTFESQQVS; encoded by the coding sequence ATGACAAAGAGAACAGGATACCGAGACTGGAGATGGCAGGCGCTTTGGTGgcatcatttctttctcttgtggAGTACAATAGACGGACAGACTCGTTACAGCATCCCGGAGGAACTGAAACAGGGCTCTGTGGTAGGAAATCTGGCCAAAGATCTGGGTTTGGGACTATCTGAAATTTTTGACCGTAAGCTGCGCGTCGCCTCTGAGGCTGGTGAGcagtatttcagtgtggacGCGGGGAAGGGCGAGCTGGTGGTGAATGACAGAATAGACAGAGAGGCTTTATGCGGACAAAGCGCCAGCTGTGTGTTGCCTCTGCAGGTTGTAATTGAAGACCCATTACAACTTTTCCGTGTTGAGGTAGAAATACAAGACATGAATGATAATGCGCCTAGATTTCCATCAAATGATATCACATTGGAGGTTGCGGAATCTACGGCTTTAGGGGTTCGTTTTCCATTAGAGAGCGCCATAGACCCAGATGTTGGCAGTAATTCAGTAAAATCATACACTCTCAGTAAAGATGAATGTTTTAATATTAGAGTAAAAGAAGTTGCCGGTGGAAGGAAAGTCCCTGAATTGATTTTAGCAAAAAAtttagacagagagaaaaaggccGTTCATAAGCTTTTGTTGACAGCTCTAGATGGGGGCAACCCAGTGAGATCAGGGACCGCTCAGCTATCTGTTACAGTCCTTGACATCAACGATAACGTCCCAGCTTTTGGGAAAACGTTGTATAAAGTATCTATCAGTGAAAATGCTCCAGAGGGTGCATTGATAGTACAAACAAAAGCGACAGACATGGACGATGGTCAAAACGGAGAGATAGAATACTCATTTGGAGCGCACACATCAGACactgttctctctgtttttagtATCGATCATGTATCGGGAACAATATTTCTTAAAGGAAAACTAGACTTCGAGGCAAGTGAAAATTATGAATTAGATATAAGTGCGAAAGATAGAGGCAGTCCGAGAATGGAGGGGCATTGTACTGTGCATGTTGACGTTTTAGATGTTAACGATAATGCCCCAGAAATAATACTCACCTCTCATCCAAAGCCAGTGCGCGAAGATTCACCTAATGGCACCGTAGTAGCTTTAATCAGTGCCCGAGACCTTGACTCCGGTGTTAACGGTAAAGTAACATTACAGCTCCCCAAGAGGTCTCCATTTACCCTGAAACCGTCGTTTTCTCATAATTACGCACTGGTTACCAGTGGTGCTTTAGATCGGGAAAATGTCTCCGAATATAATATTGAGATAACAGCCACTGATTCaggctctcctcctctgtccagtAAGAAAACTATACCTGTCAGCATCACTGATGTGAATGACAACCCTCCTGTATTCACTCAGCCCTCctataatgtatatttaaaagaGAATGGGGTACCAGGGTCTATACTGTTCTCAGTATCAGCATCTGACCTGGACTTTGGTGAAAACGCCAAAATCTCTTACTCTATACTGGACTCTAAAGTGCAGGACGTGTCTGTCTCATCTTATGTTTACATTAACTCAGATAACGGCAGCATCTACAGCATGCACTCGTTTGACTATGAGAAACTGAAGGTGTTTCAGATTCAGGTTCAGGCAAAGGACCAGGGCTCTCCGTCTCTCAGCAGCAACGCCACTGTCCATGTTTTTATCCTGGACCAGAACGACAATGCCCCCGCTGTTATCTACCCCTCCTCCGCTGCCCTGGGCTCCCTCTCTCACCAGAGGATGCCTCGCTCCGCTAAAGCGGGTCACCTGGTTACTAAGGTGTCGGCCGTGGACGCTGACTCGGGCCATAACGCCTGGATCTCCTACAAACTGGCGGAGGCCACAGACGCCTCTCTGTTCACGGTCAATCTGTACACAGGGGAGGTGAGGACTAAACGCGCTGTGTCCGAGCAGGACGACTCCTCTCAGAGGCTGCTTATAGAGATCAAGGACGACGGGGAACCGGTCCAGTCCGCCACCGTCACGGTGTCCATCCTGCTGGAGGACGGCCTCCATGAGCCCATCTTAGACCTCCGACAGAAAGCGGCCGAGCCCAGCAGGAAAACTGGGAGAATCACCCTTTATTTGATTCTCTCTCTGGCCTCGGTGTCCGTGCTGTCTCTGCTGACTTTTCTCATCTTAGCGGTTAAATGCAtcaggagcagcagaagcagcggTAGTTGCTGCACGAGACGGACCGACTGTGATGATTACAAGAACCccaacagaaacctgcagaTTCAGCTCAACACCGACGGACCCATAAAGTACGTGGAGGTCCTGGGAGGAGACATGTTGTCTCAGAGTCAGTCGTTCaggtcctgtctgtctcccatgTCAGAGTACAGTGATTTCACTCTGATTAAACCCAGCAGCACCACTGACTTTAAGGAGGTGATCAGTGTTCTGGATGCGTCTTTGCCCGACAGCACCTGGACCTTTGAGAGCCAGCAGGTGAGCTGA